A region from the Dinoroseobacter shibae DFL 12 = DSM 16493 genome encodes:
- a CDS encoding LacI family DNA-binding transcriptional regulator, with the protein MVDRTTNRRVARKPATPSPTLQDVAQAAGVSTATVSRCLNSPELVVEQTRERVLAVVQELGYAPNFGARALAAKRTNTIGAIIPTMENAIFARGLQAFQEELARHGLTLLVASSSYSPKLEEEQIRTLLARGADALLLIGFERSARAYELLQQRGVPYVIAWAYSAGSDHHAIGFDNRAAMRALARQVFGLGHRDVAIIAAPMDSNDRARERVLGIWDAAAEVGLDRDALTLVQTPYSIENGARVMAEILAGPRQPTAVMCGNDVLAVGAMGAARAAGLSVPGDLSITGFDDIEIAGIVTPGLTTVHVPHRQMGIEAARVLATLLSGGAPPVPLLLETQIISRASLGPVSGT; encoded by the coding sequence ATGGTCGACAGGACGACAAACAGGCGCGTGGCACGCAAACCCGCCACCCCCTCGCCGACCCTCCAGGACGTGGCGCAGGCGGCGGGCGTGTCCACGGCGACCGTGTCGCGCTGCCTGAACTCGCCGGAACTGGTGGTCGAGCAGACCCGGGAGCGCGTGCTGGCCGTGGTGCAGGAGCTTGGCTATGCGCCCAACTTCGGGGCACGGGCGCTGGCGGCGAAACGCACCAATACCATCGGCGCGATCATTCCCACCATGGAAAACGCGATCTTCGCACGGGGCCTGCAGGCCTTTCAGGAAGAATTGGCCCGCCACGGGCTGACCCTTCTCGTGGCGTCGTCCTCCTACAGTCCCAAGCTGGAGGAGGAACAGATCCGCACGTTGCTGGCGCGCGGGGCGGATGCGCTGCTGCTGATCGGGTTCGAGCGTTCGGCGCGGGCTTACGAGCTGTTGCAGCAGCGCGGCGTACCTTACGTCATCGCCTGGGCCTATAGCGCGGGCAGCGACCACCATGCCATCGGCTTCGACAACCGCGCGGCGATGCGGGCGCTGGCGCGGCAGGTCTTCGGGCTGGGTCACCGGGATGTGGCGATCATCGCGGCCCCGATGGACAGCAACGACCGGGCGCGGGAGCGGGTGCTGGGCATCTGGGACGCGGCTGCCGAGGTCGGGCTGGATCGGGACGCCCTCACCTTGGTCCAGACACCCTACTCGATCGAGAATGGCGCGCGGGTCATGGCAGAGATCCTCGCAGGGCCGCGTCAGCCCACGGCGGTGATGTGCGGTAATGACGTTCTGGCCGTGGGCGCCATGGGGGCGGCCCGCGCCGCCGGGCTGTCGGTGCCCGGGGACCTGTCGATCACCGGGTTCGACGATATCGAGATCGCCGGCATCGTGACGCCGGGCCTGACCACGGTCCATGTCCCGCACCGCCAGATGGGGATCGAGGCGGCCCGCGTCCTTGCCACGTTGCTCTCCGGCGGTGCCCCTCCGGTGCCGCTGCTTCTGGAGACGCAGATCATCTCGCGGGCTTCTCTCGGACCCGTGTCCGGGACTTGA